A region of the Parafrankia irregularis genome:
TCGGGCGCCCCGACACCTTCACCGTGCTGGCCGCCCTGGCCGCGGTGACCGACCGGCTGGGGCTGGCCGGCACGATCAACTCGACGTTCAACGAGCCGTTCGAGGTGGCCCGCCAGTTCGCCAGCCTCGACCATCTCTCGGACGGCCGCGCCGCGTGGAACGTCGTCACGTCCTGGGACGCGTTCACCGGTGAGAACTTCCGCCGCGGCGGGTTCCTGCCGGAGGCACAGCGCTACGAACGTGCCGAGACGTTCCTGCGGACGGCTCTGGAGCTGTTCGACTCCTGGGCGCCCGGCGACATCCTGGCGGACAAGGAGTCGGGTGTATTCCTGCGGGATCCCGCCGCGGGCTCGTTCAAGCACACCGACGCCCACTTCGACATCCGCGGGCGTTTCACCGTGCCCCGCTCGCCGCAGGGCCGGCCGGTGATCTTCCAGGCGGGTGACTCGGACGCGGGCCGGGAGTTCGCCGCCTCGTCCGCGGACGCCATCTTCAGCCGGCACGGCGAGTTCCACGCCGGGCGGGCGTTCTACGCGGACGTCAAACGCCGCCTCGCCCGGTACGGACGGGCGCCGCAGGACCTGCTGGTGCTGCCGGCGGCGACGTTCGTCCTCGGGGACACCGACGCGCAGGCCCGGGAACGGGCTGCGGAGGTCCGCCGCCAGCAGGTCAGCGGTGCCACCGCGATCGGACTGCTCGAGCAGCTGTGGAACCGGGACCTGAGCGGCCACGACCCGGACGGGCCGCTGCCCACCGAGGATCCGCTGCCCGGGGAGCACACGATCGCCCGGGGGCGGGCCAGCGTGCGGATGTTCGACGACCGGCTGGCCACCGCCCGGCGGTGGCGGGAGCTGGCCGAGCAGCACAAGCTCACCACCCGGGAGGTCATCATCGAGGTGACCGCGCGGCAGACCTTCGTCGGCAGCCCGGCGACGGTCGCCGAGACGATCAACCGCTTCGTGCAGGAGCAGGCGGCGGACGGGTTCATCCTCGCCCCGCACATCACCCCTGCCGGCCTGGACGAGTTCGCCGACACGGTCGTCCCGCTGCTGCAGGAGCGCGGCGTGTTCCGCACCGACTACGAGGGCACCACGTTGCGTGAGCATCTGGGGATCGGCCAGCCGGTCGCCTGACTCCGGGGGAGGACATCCAGGGCATGGCCGCCGGCTTCGGGGCTGTGCCCATGGGTTCTGCCGGGGCAGCCCAGGAGGCGGAGCACTTCGGTGCCCCCCTACCCGTTGGTGACCGGTGTGTCTGCCCGCCTGTCGGCTTCTTCTCCCTCCGGACCGGTGCGGCGGGCGGCTGTGCGCAGGCCGTGCCGGACTGTCGTTGCGGGTAGGCGGCACGGCTGCCGGGGCCGACCGCGGCCGATGGCCGGTACCGGTACTTCTACACCGTGCGAAGCGCCGCCGGTTCAATCGCCCGGCGTGGTGGTCACCTCCTTTCCGGGACGGCCGTGGCCTGGGCGGTGACTTGTACAGTGCTGGCACTCAGCTAGGTCGAGTGCCAGCCGCCGATGTGACGGGTGCCCCCTGGGCGCGACCCCTCGTCTTTGTTCTTCATGGCGGGTTTCCCGCCATGCACCCGCGTCGGCGCCGGGCACTGCTTCCTGCAGCTTCGCCCCAGGAGGATTCACCACGCATGTCGAAGATGATCGCGTTTGACGAGGCGGCGCGGCGCGGCCTGGAGCGCGGCATGAACCAGCTGGCCGACGCGGTGAAGGTCACGCTCGGCCCCAAGGGGCGCAACGTCGTCCTGGACAACAAGTTCGGCGTTCCCACCGTCACGAACGACGGTGTGAGTATCGCCCGTGAGATCGAGCTCGAGAACCCGTACGAGAAGATCGGCGCGGAGCTCGTCAAGGAAGTGGCGAAGAAGACCAACGACGTCGCGGGTGACGGCACCACCACCGCGACGATCCTGGCGCAGGCGCTGGTGCGCGAGGGTCTGCGCAACGTCGCGGCCGGCGCGAACCCGCTCGCGCTGAAGAAGGGCATCGAGGCCGCCGCCGAGTGCGTGGCTCAGGAGCTCGGGCGCATGGCGAAGGACGTCGAGACCAAGGAGCAGATCGCCTCCACCGCCTCCATCTCCGCCGGTGACCCGGCCATCGGCAGCATGATCGCCGAGGCGATGGACAAGGTCGGCAAGGAAGGCGTCATCACCGTCGAGGAGAGCAACACCTTCGGCCTGGAGCTTGAGCTCACCGAGGGCATGCGCTTCGACAAGGGCTACATCTCGCCGTACTTCGTCACGGACACCGACCGCATGGAGACCGTCTACGACGACCCGTACATCCTGCTCACCAGCGCCCGGATCGCGGCGGTCAAGGAGCTGCTGCCGATCCTGGAGAAGGTCTCACAGGCCGGCCGGCCGCTGGTCATCATCGCCGACGACGTCGAGGGCGAGGCGCTGGCGACCCTGGTCGTGAACAAGATCCGCGGCACGTTCAAGAGCGTCGCGGTGAAGGCGCCGGGCTTCGCCGAGCGCCGCAAGGCCCAGGTGGCGGACATCGCGATCCTCACCGGCGGTCAGGTCGTCACCGAGGACCTCGGCCTGAAGCTGGAGAGTGCCACGCTGGACGTGCTGGGCCGGGCCCGCCGGGTCGTCGTCACCGCCGACGAGACCACCATCGTGGACGGAGCCGGCGACCCGGAGCAGATCGCGGGGCGGGTCAACCAGATCCGCAACGAGATCGAGCTGGCCGACCGCGACTTCGACCGGGAGAAGCTGCAGGAGCGGCTGGCGAAGCTCGCCGGCGGTGTCGCGGTCATCAAGGTCGGCGCGGCCACCGAGGTCGAGCTCAAGGAGAAGAAGCACCGCATCGAGGACGCCGTCTCGAACGCGAAGGCCGCGGTCGAGGAGGGCATCGTCGCCGGCGGTGGCGTCGCTCTCCTGCAGGCGTCCACCAGCGCCTTCGAGAAGCTCGAGCTCACCGGCGACGAGGCGACCGGGGCGGGCATCGTCCGGCTCGCGCTGGAGGCGCCGATCAAGCAGATCGCGTTCAACAGCGGCTTCGAGGGTGGCGTCGTGGTCGAGAAGGTGCGCAACCTCCCGACCGGCCACGGGCTGAACGCGGCCACCGGCGACTACGTCGACATGGTCGCCGCCGGCATCATCGACCCGGTCAAGGTCACCCGCTCGGCGCTGCAGAACGCCGCGTCGATCACGGGCCTTTTCCTCACCGTCGAGGTCGTCGTGGCGATCACTCCGGAGGACGCGGCGGCCGACGCGGCCGCCGTCGACGCGGCCGCCATGGGCCAGATGGGCGGGATGGGCTTCTGAGCCCACGGCTGCTGGCAGCCGACGTCATCTGCTGAGGGGAACCACCGAGCCGTGCGGGCCCGGTGGTTCCCCTCAGTCGTTACCGCGTCGGTCGCGGATGGGTCAGTCGCGGGTGAGCGGGTGGGTCAGTCGCGGGTGAGGTGGAAGAAGAAGTCGGTGGGGCGGCCCTTGGTGTCCGTGACGCCCAGCACCACGTTCTCGGAGATCTTCCGGAAGACATCGATCATCGGCTGGTCGTCGTAGATCATCGCCGCGGAGACCTTGCCGCGGAAGCTCAGTTCCCGCAGGCGGGCCAGGCCCAGCCCGGCGAACGAGTAGAGGGTGCCGTCGCTGCGGCGGCATAACAGCGGGTCGGCGTGCTCCGCGTCAGTGAAATGTCGGCCGTACCACTTCATCCGGGTAAGCAGTACGCCCAGCTCGCGATCCGCGGTGAGCAGGCCGCCGCGCCAGCGGCCATACATGAACGTCGCTGGTACCGGATCGAGTTCGTCGAACAACGCCAGCAGCGGTTCCGCCGACTCGTTCGCGCCTGTCCTGATGAGCTCCAGGATGGCTGCCGCACTGCTCGTCAGTTTCATCTCATTCTCCCGGCACGGTGGCTGTGACTGTCGACGTCTCCCGGCCGCGCGAATTCGTGGGATCAGTGCGTGCTGCCGTCTCCCGCGTTGGCCTCATGGCCTGTATCGTGCCGGATACCAAATATATTGGATGTCTGCCCAGGGGTGTTGACGATGACCACCACGGCCGATCAGCCTGCTGTCTTAGTGACGCATCATCCGGCCACCGGTGCGGATGCCGCGTCCTATCCGGTCGCGGCGCCCGCCGACGTGCGCGCCGCGGTGGAGGCCGCCCGCGGCGCGGGCGAATGGTGGCGTTCCATCGGCTGGAAGCGCCGCCGCGCGCACCTGTCGGCGCTGCGCCTGGCGATGGTCCGTGAGGTCGACACCCTGGCCGGGATCATCCGCGCCGAGACCGGCAAGCCGTTCGACGACGCGGTGCTCGAGATCATGCTGGCCGTCGAGCACCTGGACTGGGCCGCCCGCAACGCCCGCGCGGTGCTGCGTCCCCGCAAGGTGCGCACGGGGCTGCTGGCCGCCAACCAGAAGGCCATCCTCGAATACGCGCCGTTCGGGGTCGTCGGGGTCATCGGTCCCTGGAACTACCCGCTCTACACGCCGATGGGCTCGATCTCCTACGCCCTGGCGGCGGGTAACGCGGTGGTCTTCAAGCCCAGCGAGTACACCCCGGGTGTCGGGCGCTGGCTCGCCGACACGTGGGCGAAGCTGCTGCCCGCGCAGCCGGTGCTGCAGGTTGTCACCGGGTTCGGCGAGACGGGCGCCGCGCTGTGCGAGGCCGGCGTCGACAAGATCGCCTTCACCGGCTCGACGGCCACCGGCAAGCGGGTCATGGCCGCCTGCGCGCGCACCCTCACCCCGGTGGTGATCGAGGCGGGCGGCAAGGACGCGCTGATCGTCGCGGCCGACGCCGACCTCGACGCCGCGGCGAAGGCGGCGATCTTCGGCGGGATGGGCAACTCCGGCCAGACCTGCGCCGGAGTCGAGCGGGTCTTCGTCGTCGACACCGTGTACGACGACTTCGTCTCCCGGGTCACCGCCCTCGCCTCCCGGGTGCGCCCCGGCGACGGCGAGGGTGACCACTACGGACCGATCACGATGCCCGCCCAGGTGGACATCATCCGCTCCCACATCTCCGACGCGCTGGGGCGCGGGGGGCGGGCCCTGGTCGGCGGGCTGGACGCGGTGAACGCGCCGTTCGTGGCGCCGGTGGTGCTTGTCGACGTGCCGTCCGACAGCCTCGCCGCGCGGGAGGAGACGTTCGGGCCGACCCTGGTCATCGACAAGGTCGCGGACCTCGACGAGGCCGTCCGCCGGGCGAACGACTCCCGCTTCGGGCTTGCCGCCTCGGTGTTCACCCGCAACCGCCGCAGTGGGCTCGACGTGGCGCGCCGGCTGCGCACCGGGGCCGCCTCCGTCAACAGCGTGCTCGGGTTCGCCTCGATCCCGGCGCTGCCCTTCGGTGGTGTCGGCGACTCCGGGTTCGGCCGCATCCACGGTGCGGACGGCCTGCGGGAGTTCAGCCGGCCGAAGGCGATCACGAGCGTTCGCTTCGCGAGCCCCGTGGATCTGATGACACTGGAGCGTTCACCGAAGGCGGTGCCGAGCGCGCTGCGGATGTTCCGGCTGCGGCACGGGCGCCGGTGAACGGGCAGCGGGCCCGCTCCAGCGAGCGGGCACGGCTCCGGGCCCGGGCTCGGGCTCGTGGCCGGGCGCCCGTGCGGTTATCACCGTCACCACATGCCGAGTTTGGCGAGGTGGTTGATGAGGCGGTCGGCGCCGTCGGTGAAGTGGCGGACGGTGATGGCGCGGGCTTCTTCGGTGTTCTTGTTCTCGAGTGCGGTGAGCAGGGCGTCGTGGCGTTGGAGCATGTCGGCGCGCCAGGCCTGGTCGGTGGAGTAGAAGCGGGCGGGTGTGTAGCGGTTGGCGGTGTGGAGGAACCAGGAGAGTTTGCGGGCGTGGGCGAGCCGGTTGATGACGCGGTGGAACTCGAACTCGAGTTGTTCTATCTGGTCGACGTTCTCGGTTTCCACGGCGTTGCGGAGTGCTTGTTGGATGTCGCGGAGCTGGGTGAGGTGTGGGGGGTCGATGGTGGTGGCCGCGCGGGCGGCGAGTTCGCCGGCGATGTGGCCCTGGAGGTTGAACAGGTCGCGGACGTCCTGTTGGGACAGGGGGGTGACGACGTAGCCGCGGCGGGGTTCGAGTTCGACCATGTCCTCGCTGCGCAGGCGTACGAGGGCTTCGCGGACGGGGGTGACGCTGACGCCGAGTTCGCGGGCGACGTCGTCGAGGCGGATGTACTGGCCGGGCCAGATCTCGCCGGACATGATGAGGTCGCGCAGGTGGGCGGCGACCTCGTCGGCGAGTTGGGGTGCTCGCGGCAGCGGGGTGCCGCGGCGGGTGCGTGGTGTTCCGGCTGGCCTGGTCATGTGCCGCCCTTCCTGGTCGCCCGCCGCGGGATGTGTGAGCGGCCGGTCGCAGCGCTGCCTATCAAACATATGAGATATGAGACGGGTTGTGGTGGAACTGGGCGCCCACCTGCCGCGCGGCGCGATCATCACTGCCACCACGAGGGCCGAGCTCGGCCGCGGGCGCTGGCCAAGCCACTCGGGAGAACCAGGATTTCCGAGTCGACCAGGCCGTCTGAGCCGACCGGGCTTCGCGGGACCGCCGGCCCGGCCGGGCCGACCCGGTCGGCCGCGCACATGTCGCGAACCGAGAGGGGGCCGGGTGTCGGCAGACCGGTGAGGGCTGATTCGGGTGACCTTTTCAGGCGGATGCGATGAGCCTTTTCTGTCCCGCGCTGCCAGGTAGGGGATGTCGCGATCCTGAGGTGACGGTGGAAAGGGCTCGGTGTTCACTGATTGCCATGGAAGGTGATGGAATGCGTTAGGTAATGTTCGCCTTCGTTGAAAATGGGCCTGAACCTCTGGCGTCTGCCGTGGTGGCGTACTAGATTCGCCTGGGATCCCAGAACCAGCTCCGACCGCCAGCCCAATGGAAATCGGCCGTGGCGCCGCGGTACCACGGTACGAAAGGCCGCCGGCTGACCGGTCTCGGAAGCGCTCATCCTCACCTGACCAGTGTCTTCTTCTGCCTGGCCGGGCGGGAACGCGCTTTTCGGATTCGATTCATCGACCATGCCCGCCGCCATCCCCGGTAAGTTCTGTCGCGCACGAAAACCCGTCCAGAAACAAGCCTTGCGCAATGCCCGGAACGTCGAATAACGTACTGGCAGTCGCCGCTCGTCAAACGAGTGGCCCTCCCCATTTGTTGGCGTGCTGCGTCGCTGTGATGCAGCAGGATTCCCTCGTGCTGTCGCTCTCGGGAAGCAGGTAAAAAATGAGCAATCTCCATCGGCGAGGTGTCCTGACCTTAGGCGCCGCGCTCGGTCTGGTCGGCGTCGCGGACGTGCTTCCGGCCTGGAGCGCCGTCGGCGGCGCGACCAGTTCCGGCACTCCTGCCAACTGGGTCTGGGACCCCGAGATCGACCAGATCATGGCCAACGTGTTCGACAACGGCCAGGTGGCCGCGGTCAACACGGCCATCCGTCCGTGGGTGGACAACAACGACCCACTGCCGACCGGTCTGCCGGCGCCCCTCGCCACCTGGCTGCAGAACCACAACAAGCTGCCGGCGTGGGCCGACATGACCAAGCTGAAGCGGGCCGCCGACTTCAACCGGCGCAAGGACACCTACCTGTTCATGCTGTACGGGCTCGGCAGCGGCATCATGAGCACGGTCATCCCGCGCGAGGCGAAGTCGGTGTACTGGTCCAAGGGCGGCGCCGACATGAAGGACCGCGCGGCGAAGACCTTCACCTTCGGGTACGACCTGAGCCAGCTGGCCGCGTTCGAACCGAGCGGCCAGTTCATCGTCACCGCCAACAAGACGCGGCTGGTGCACGCCACCGTCCGTCACATCCTGCCGACGCTGCCGAA
Encoded here:
- a CDS encoding aldehyde dehydrogenase family protein translates to MTTTADQPAVLVTHHPATGADAASYPVAAPADVRAAVEAARGAGEWWRSIGWKRRRAHLSALRLAMVREVDTLAGIIRAETGKPFDDAVLEIMLAVEHLDWAARNARAVLRPRKVRTGLLAANQKAILEYAPFGVVGVIGPWNYPLYTPMGSISYALAAGNAVVFKPSEYTPGVGRWLADTWAKLLPAQPVLQVVTGFGETGAALCEAGVDKIAFTGSTATGKRVMAACARTLTPVVIEAGGKDALIVAADADLDAAAKAAIFGGMGNSGQTCAGVERVFVVDTVYDDFVSRVTALASRVRPGDGEGDHYGPITMPAQVDIIRSHISDALGRGGRALVGGLDAVNAPFVAPVVLVDVPSDSLAAREETFGPTLVIDKVADLDEAVRRANDSRFGLAASVFTRNRRSGLDVARRLRTGAASVNSVLGFASIPALPFGGVGDSGFGRIHGADGLREFSRPKAITSVRFASPVDLMTLERSPKAVPSALRMFRLRHGRR
- a CDS encoding GntR family transcriptional regulator, which encodes MTRPAGTPRTRRGTPLPRAPQLADEVAAHLRDLIMSGEIWPGQYIRLDDVARELGVSVTPVREALVRLRSEDMVELEPRRGYVVTPLSQQDVRDLFNLQGHIAGELAARAATTIDPPHLTQLRDIQQALRNAVETENVDQIEQLEFEFHRVINRLAHARKLSWFLHTANRYTPARFYSTDQAWRADMLQRHDALLTALENKNTEEARAITVRHFTDGADRLINHLAKLGMW
- the groL gene encoding chaperonin GroEL (60 kDa chaperone family; promotes refolding of misfolded polypeptides especially under stressful conditions; forms two stacked rings of heptamers to form a barrel-shaped 14mer; ends can be capped by GroES; misfolded proteins enter the barrel where they are refolded when GroES binds), which codes for MSKMIAFDEAARRGLERGMNQLADAVKVTLGPKGRNVVLDNKFGVPTVTNDGVSIAREIELENPYEKIGAELVKEVAKKTNDVAGDGTTTATILAQALVREGLRNVAAGANPLALKKGIEAAAECVAQELGRMAKDVETKEQIASTASISAGDPAIGSMIAEAMDKVGKEGVITVEESNTFGLELELTEGMRFDKGYISPYFVTDTDRMETVYDDPYILLTSARIAAVKELLPILEKVSQAGRPLVIIADDVEGEALATLVVNKIRGTFKSVAVKAPGFAERRKAQVADIAILTGGQVVTEDLGLKLESATLDVLGRARRVVVTADETTIVDGAGDPEQIAGRVNQIRNEIELADRDFDREKLQERLAKLAGGVAVIKVGAATEVELKEKKHRIEDAVSNAKAAVEEGIVAGGGVALLQASTSAFEKLELTGDEATGAGIVRLALEAPIKQIAFNSGFEGGVVVEKVRNLPTGHGLNAATGDYVDMVAAGIIDPVKVTRSALQNAASITGLFLTVEVVVAITPEDAAADAAAVDAAAMGQMGGMGF
- a CDS encoding DUF4334 domain-containing protein, translated to MKLTSSAAAILELIRTGANESAEPLLALFDELDPVPATFMYGRWRGGLLTADRELGVLLTRMKWYGRHFTDAEHADPLLCRRSDGTLYSFAGLGLARLRELSFRGKVSAAMIYDDQPMIDVFRKISENVVLGVTDTKGRPTDFFFHLTRD
- a CDS encoding NtaA/DmoA family FMN-dependent monooxygenase (This protein belongs to a clade of FMN-dependent monooxygenases, within a broader family of flavin-dependent oxidoreductases, the luciferase-like monooxygenase (LMM) family, some of whose members use coenzyme F420 rather than FMN.), producing the protein MTGHVSGQPSGPARGQPRQVHLAAHFPGVNNTTVWSDPRSGSHIDFASFVHFARTAERARFDFLFLAEGLRLREQRGRIHDLDVVGRPDTFTVLAALAAVTDRLGLAGTINSTFNEPFEVARQFASLDHLSDGRAAWNVVTSWDAFTGENFRRGGFLPEAQRYERAETFLRTALELFDSWAPGDILADKESGVFLRDPAAGSFKHTDAHFDIRGRFTVPRSPQGRPVIFQAGDSDAGREFAASSADAIFSRHGEFHAGRAFYADVKRRLARYGRAPQDLLVLPAATFVLGDTDAQARERAAEVRRQQVSGATAIGLLEQLWNRDLSGHDPDGPLPTEDPLPGEHTIARGRASVRMFDDRLATARRWRELAEQHKLTTREVIIEVTARQTFVGSPATVAETINRFVQEQAADGFILAPHITPAGLDEFADTVVPLLQERGVFRTDYEGTTLREHLGIGQPVA